In Nerophis ophidion isolate RoL-2023_Sa linkage group LG15, RoL_Noph_v1.0, whole genome shotgun sequence, the sequence atttaaaacctcttctcactcctgtgcttaccataggcatgcggtaaaagtaagcatgcgctaattattttaaaacctcttctcactccggcacttaccaaaggcatgcagtacaaatttgagtgtgatgtaaggataccatcatgaaaagcacatttaattaaaaaaaaacgttattatggtcttacctttgcttataaattaaatccatgccagctccttctgatcaaaagcatcgataacttgtttaaaagtctctttgtttcgacggagatcttcctttattacctcctgcttcgattgaaagtttagaaaactgctatcagaccgctgctatcagttagctcggctcctcaagttgCGGGttcgacgacagaattatcctcggacaactccccctcccgttctgctccgtgggtgatctcctAATCCCACccctgccaccaggaagtgttattgtatgaataatacactgggtatttaggactggaacatgctttatttcagcccgggtgtttacatagccagcagaggtgttacatcctaaaaggtccgtcgtgcacccgccgcgtcatatccgtcccagcacaattcacgtcactcattgtcacttcttctgcagccgagtagtcgcaagaaggatcactagcgccctctaccaccaggaggcgggagtcatttaatgactcctatttgacacacgcagctacggtattgtgacggtctcaagccgtcgtcttgcggcaggggtcgggaacctttttggctgagagagccatatacaaggcaaatattttaaaaagtatttccgtgagggccatatactttttttttttaagacagaatacaactaaatgcgtgcatttttaagcaagaccaacatttttagagtataagcggtagaaaatgatggatggatggaagtctcttattctttttaataacattgttattctaaagctaaccaacaataaataaaaaacttcctaccattaatgcgacttcttgaacaggtgcggtagaaacctgatggatggattaaaatgcatgaggatgttttatattttgaatgttatttttgacaatgtgattaccagcggaattattcattacttaccgtgttaagcaatgtcaactaacatttatccgagagccaggtgcagtcatcaaaagagccacatctggctctagagccataggttccctacccctgtcttgcgggttcccaggaccaccaaggaaggacatggcttgagcagtttgactttgtttcttgttcaataaaacctcagttcaGGTCGCTCTtctgctcctcctctccgctcgctcgccgtctcctcgccgccatcagcgtgccctgcctgtctgtcggaccgtcggctccacaggtatattaataaaacatagctgcttactgttctttttagcataccgatattcaatagcttggacattaaatgacgacaggggaagtgtcacttgtgacgtcacgagtttgacccggcggtaataccaagcatgcgctaattattttgcgaagcgagtttgacccggcggtaattcaaggcaggtgcatactatatggccggcggcaattcaaggaaatatggtagtctTGAAAACTGTCAACATAACACTTTCCAATGGCCTTTTTTGCATTAGAAATACCGTACATTAATAACATTGtttgcatgaaaaaaataaaatgacagtTATGATTGTACCCCGTGCCAAAACATGCCCACTGGTGGCCACAAGCGACATGGCCACCTGTAGCCTCCCAGGTCCACACTCACCGACCATGTGCTTCCTGACGTGCGCCATGGTGTAGAACTTCTTGTCGCACACCTGGCAGGAGAACTTCTTCTCGGCGCAGCCGTGCACCACCTTGTTATGTTCCTGCAGCGACCACAGCTTCTTGAAGGCCTTGTTGCACGCCGCACACTGGACGTTGGGGTAAGACAAAAGGAGAAAAGATGAGATGAATTGAGATGAGGCGAGCAGATAAAACACAATGATGATTTTATGAGACCAGATGAGAAAGTGAGATACAGTGATGACATTCTGAGATACTTTATGATGGCATAAGAGGATGAGACTAGAGGGTCAGATGATAAAATGATGAGACATATTGGTGAGATGATCCACCCATCATCTTATCTTATACCATCTTATCACCTCATGGGTCTCATCATTTTACAATCTCATCATTTTATCATCTCATCGCCTTATCATCGCACACTTATCACCTTATTATCGCACACTCATCATCGCACACTCTCATCACCTTATCATCGCACACTCTCATCATCTTATACCAATTTATCACCCCATACTCTCATAATTTTACAATCTCATCATCTCATACTATCCTCATCACCTTATCGCATACTATATCTTATCATCGCACACTCTCATCACCTTATCATCGTACACTCTCATCATCTTATACCAATTTATCACCTCATACTCTCATAATTTTACAATCTCATCATCTCATACTATCCTCGTCACCTTATCATTGCAGACTCTATCTTATCATGGCACACTCTCATCACCTTATTATCGCACACTCTCATCACCTTATCATGGCACAGTCTCTTCACCTTATCATCGCACACTCTCATCATCTTGTACCAATTTATCACTCCATACTCTCATCATTTTAAAATCTCAGCATTTTATCATCTCATCTCATACTATCCTCATCACCTTATCATCGCACACTCTCATCACATTATCTTCGCACACTCTCATCAACTTATACCAATTTATCACCCCATACTGTCATAATTTTACAATCTCATCATCTCATACTATCCTCATCACCTTATCATCGCATACTATATCTTATCATGGCACACTCTCATCACCTTATCATCGCACACTCTCATCACCTTATGCCAATTTATCACCTCATACTCTCATCATTTTACAATCTCATCATCTCATACTATCCTCGTCACCTTATCATTGCAGACTCTATCTTATCATGGCACACTCTCATCACCTTATTATCGCACACTCTCATCACCTTATCATCGCACACTCTCATCATCTTATACCAATTTATCACCACATACGCTCATAATTTTACAATCTCATCATCTCATACTATCCTCGTCACCTTATCATTGCAGACTCTATCTTATCATGGCACACTCTCATCACCTTATTATCGCACACTCTCATCACCTTATCATGGCACAGTCTCTTCACCTTATCATCGCACACTCTCATCATTTTATACCAATTTATCACCCCATACTTTCATCATTTTAAAATCTCAGCATTTTATCATCTCATCTCATACTATCCTCATCACCTTATCATCGCACACTCTCATCACATTATCTTCGCACACTCTCATCAACTTATTGCACACTCTCCTCATCTTATACCATCTTATCACTTCATACTCTCATTATTTTACAATCTCATCAGCTCATACTATCCTCATCACCTTATCGCACACTCTCATCACCTTATCATCGCACACTCTCACCATCTTATACCATCTTATCACCTCATACTCTCATCATTTTACAATCTCATCATTTTATCATCTCATCTCATACTATCTTCATCACCTTATCACACACTCTCATCATCTTACCATAGCAAACTCTCATCATCTAATACCATCTTATCACCTGCTACTCTCATAATTTTACAATCTCATCATTTTATCATCTCATTTCATTATCTCATACTATCCTCATCACCTTATCGCACACTCATCACCTTATCATCGCACACTCTCACCACCTTATCATCGCACACTCTCACCATCTTATACCATCTTATCACCTCCTACTCTCATCATTTTACAATCTCATCATTTTATCATCTCATCTCATACTATCTTCATCACCTTATCATCGCACACTCATCATCTTATACCATCTTATCACCTCCTACTCTCATCATTTTACAATCTCATCATTTTATCATCACATGTCATACTATCCTAATCACCTTATCACACACTCTCATCATCTTATCATCACACACTCTCATCATCTTATCATAGCACACTCTCATCACCTTATCATCACACACTCCCATCATCTAATACCATCTTATAACCTGCTACTCTCATCATTTTCCAATCTCATCATTTTATCATCTCATTTCATCATCTCATACTATCCTCATCACCTTATCATCGCACACTCATCATTTCATCATCGCACACTCTCACCATCTTATACCATCTTATCACCTCATACTTTCATCATTTCACAATCTCATCATTTTATCATCTCATCTCATACTATCCTCATCACCTTATCATCGCACACTCATCATTTCATCATCGCACACTCTCACCATCTTATACCATCTTATCACCTCATACTTTCATCATTTCACAATCTCATCATTTTATCATCTCATCTCATACTATCCTCATCACCTCATCATCACACACTCTCATCACCTCATCATCGCACAAGTATGAGATGATGATGAGAGGATGTGAGCATGTACCTGGATGTCACAGCGTGTCTGCAGGTGCATCATCAAGTCGGCCTCCAGCAGGAAGTTGCTGCCACAGAGCGTGCAGGTGTGCAGGCGTGTGTGCGTGACGTCCTCCAGGCAGCAGCGCTTGTTGAGGACAGCGGGACACTCCTGCTGCTCCTCCAGCCTCACCTTGGGACCCGCCCCTTCCGCCTCCCCCCGCCCAGGTGGCGCCGTCATGTCCTCGTCTTCCGTGTCCCGCCCCGACACCTGGCCCTCCTTCGGGTGCTCCGGCGCTCCCCTGTCGCCACGGCAACCGCACAGGAGGGTCTCCGTGCCGCCCTCCGGCCCCTTGGACACGTTGAGCGTCTGGTTGTTGAGGTTGACTTCCACGATAATCCGATCTCTGTTGAAGGCCGTCGTCTTTGACTCCTCCCCCCTGGCCCCGCCCACTCCGTCGTCGGCCGCCTCCTCCACGCCGACGGGAAGGGAGAAGACCTCGCCCAGGCCGGGCTCCCGCTTCACGTCCCGGTAGAAGGGTCCGGGCGGCGCGTCGGTGGCCGCGTCGACTCTGAGCGAGCGGCTGCTGATGAGGTCCCTGCAGGAGGCGGCGATGTCGCTCATCTGCAGCAAGGTGGCGGCGTTGAGCACGTCGCCGACGGTGCGGCTGCTGACCAGCAGCTTGGACGTGTAGATGAAGTTGAGCACCTGCTGCAGGCCGTGCGGCGTCAGCGCGTCCGGCGACAGGTCCACGCGGCGCAGCTGCTTGCTCCGGGCGAACAGCGCGTGGAAGAAAGGGCTGTAGGCCGCCAGCACCCCCTTGTGGGCGGGGAAGGTGCTGCGCTGGCCCGCCAGGACGATGTCCACGTCGCACAGGTCGGGCTGGAAGAGGCGCTGCTCGTTGAGTCGGTCCATCAAACAGGTGAAGTGGAGCgccacgtcctccaccaccgagaACTCGGCGCACGGGAAGTCCGTGGTCTTCTCCACGATCAGCTGGCGGGAAGACAAACATCGCCAGTCAGCGTGTTCAacataaaaagttaaagtaccaacgatacgcacgcacgcacgcacgcacgcacgcacgcacgcacgcacgcacgcacgcacgcacgcacgcacgcacgcacgcacgcacgcacgcacgcacgcacgcacgcacgcacgcacgcacgcacacacacacacacacacacacacacacacacacacacacacacacacacacacacacacacacacacacacgaggtgtggcaagaCTATTTTCTGCATTTAACCACCCTtaatcaccacctgggaggtgaggggagcagtgagcagcagcggtggccgcgcccgggaatcattttttggtgattaaacccccaattccaactcttgatgctgagggccaaacagggaggtaatccCTCCCCGAGGTGGCGGTCTGGTCTAGCCTACACACACGTAGCATTCTTCTAAGATAGCGCCAGGAATCCAAATCCGTGGTTTTTAGGTTTCAAACATACAAAATGACCTAAAAAGTTAACATGAACCATtcgtatgctaacattagcatgttaataaaagagacgttagcatactttttAAGACGGCGCCAAGTATAAAAACTTGTCATGAACATACACATTTAGTTAAAGAGCTACCATGAGACCATAGCATGCTAGTATAAGACATGTTAGCATACTTCAAAGATGGCCCCAATTATCGAAACCAATGACTTTTAGGTTCAAACACACAAAATtacctaaaaagctagcataaaatgttaacatgctctTTCTttctccatctatccatccattttctaccgcttattcccttttggggtcgctggtgcctatctcagctacaatcgggtggaaagcggggtacaccctggacaagtcgccaggtacaccctggacaagtcgccaggtacaccctggacaagtcgccaggtacaccctggacaagtcgcctcctcatcgcagggccaacacagacaacattcacactcacacactagggcctctctctctctctctctctctctctatatatatatatatatatatttatatataaataaataaatgggttgtacttgtatagcgcttttctaccttcaaggtactcaaagcgctttgacactacttccacatttacccattcacacacacattcacacactgatggagggagctgccatgcaaggcgccaaccagcacccatcaggagcaagggtgaagtgtcttgctcaggacacaacggacgtgacgaggttggtactaggtgggatttgaaccagggaccctctcccactgcgccacgccgtccctaatatgtgtggaaaaaatcccaagactactttcatctctacagaactgtttcatgaggggttccctcaatcattaggaGGAAAAATctccttgtgatttttcccacacatacatattgcgctctaccacggtatcgagcactattctccggataatccaatcaagatatatatatatatgtatatatatatatatatatatatatatatatatatattatatatatatatatatatatatatatatatatatatatatatatataaaacagtgctgtgaatctttgggtgtcccaggattcgattcaatatcgattcttggcgtcacgattcgataatatatcgatttttttcgattcgattcgattctcgattcaaaaacgatatttttccgattcaaaaggattctgtattccaaaaggattctgtattcattcaatacatagatttcagcaggatctaccccagtctgctgacatgctagcagagtagtagatttttgtaaaaagcttttataattgtaaaggacaatgtttatcaagtgattgcaataatgtaaatttgttttaactattaaacgaaccaaaaaaaatatgacttattttatctttgtgaaaacattggacacagtgtgttgtcaagcttatgagatgccatgcaagtgtaagccactgtgacactattgttcttttttattatttttataaatgtctaatgataatgtcaatgagggatttttaatcactgctatgctgaaattataactaatattgatactgttgttgataatattcatttttgtttcactatttttggtttgttctgtgtggtgtttgtgtctcctctcaattgctctgtttattgcagttctgagtgttgctggctcaggtttggttttggaattggattgcattgttatggtattgctgtgtagtggtttgttggattgattaaaaaaaataaaacaattaaatataaatttaaaaaattaaaaatcgattttttaaaaatgagaatcgattctgaatcacacaacgtaaacgattcaattcgtattcgaatcgattttttcccacacccctaatatatatacttacaaatacatatttatacatatatacacacatacatatctatatatatatatagatatgtatacatacatatacacatatacatatacatgtatatacatatatacatacatccacatatatatatatatatatatatatatatgtatatagtacatacacacatatatatatatattcatatacttacaaatatatattcatacatatttacatacatacatatacatgtatatacatatatacacacacatatatttatacagtatatatatatatagatatgtatacatacatatacatccacatatatatatacacacacacatatatacatacatccacatatatataaatatatatatagtacatacacacatatacatatatatatacatacatatacacatatacatacacatatatatatacacacacatatatacatgcatctacacacatatatatatatatatacatacatacatacagtacatatacacatatacatacacatatatacacacacacatatatatatatatacatacatacatacagtacatatacacatatacatacacatatatacacacacacatatatatatacagtacatacacatgtatatatatatacacacatatatatataatgtgtatgtatatatatacatacacatgtgtgtatatacatatatatatatatatatatatatattatattatatagtcagacactccatatatatatatatacacatatgtgtatatttatatggaGTGTCTTTCCCAGACTTGTAGGCACTGTTATAGTATAAGTCCTAAAATACCTTGTTGTCAAGCGATATGTGTTATATGTTTTATGATAAcatgaacttccatccatccatccattaaaaaATGAACTTGTCCTGCCTACATCCAATCAGGACTGACCTTGGGCCGCAAGAAGTATCCAGTAGCAGAAAACCCCTCCCCCGCCATGAGACAACCCGAAATgccctgtcacacacacacacacacacacacacacacacacacacacacacacacacacacacacacacacacacacacacacacacacacctgggagGGGGCGTTTGCGATGACACTGCAGATGCAAACAGATGACGAGGACACGTCCAAATATGTCCGGCCTGCCTCCTAACGAGGCCCGCGGCTCTCTTTGCGGCTGCAGCATAAAAAGATGCTCGTAAAAATCAATGTGGCGACGTGAGCAGCGGCAGGTCGCAGCGGTCACAAGTGTGGCCACATCCCGCCAAGATGTTTATTACCAGACAATCAATGGCAGAAAGGTCGATGGCCACAACAAActtgaatttgaattttattttgtaggagtagcgacttcctcccggtcaacttcctatgttttcactttatcgactTAGTTACTTTCACCTAAAAAACACCATTTTTTAAGGTGTGAagaattttattttgttttgtagtagtagcgacttcctctcggtcaacttcttttgttttcacttcATCGACTTTTATTTACCTTCACCTAAAAACACTCAATTTTAAGATGTGAATACTttggttttattttgtagtagtagtgacTTCCTCTCAGTCaacttcttttgttttcaattcATCGACTTTTATTTACCTTTACCTAAAAACACTCAATATTAAGGTGTgaagacttttattttattttgtagtcgtAGCGACTTtctcccggtcaacttcctttgttttcactatctacttttatttaatttcacctaaaaaaacactaatttttaaggtgtgaagacatttattttattttgtactcgTAGCGACTACCTCGTGGTCAACtttctttgttttcactttatcgaatTTTATAAACTTTCACCTATAAATCACTCAATTTTTAAGGTGTgaagacttttattttattttgtagtagtatcaACTTCCTTccagtcaacttcctttgttttcactttatcgactTCTATTTACTTTCAcctaaaaaaacactcatttttaaAGGTGtgaatacttttattttattttgtagtagtagcgacttcctccctggtcattttcctttgttttcactttatcgactTTTATATACTTTCACCTATAAATCACTCATTTTTAAGGTGTgaagacttttattttattttgtagtagtatcaACTTCcttccggtcaacttcctttgttttcattttatcgACTTCTATTTACTTTCACCTAAAAAAACAGTCATTTTTAAAGGTGTgaagacttttattttattttgtagtagtagcgacttcctacCAGTCaatttcctttgttttcactttattgaCTTCTATTTACTTTCACCTAAAAAAACAGTCATTTTTAAAGGTGTgaagacttttattttattttgtagtagtagcgacttccttctGGTCAACTtcatttgttttcactttattgaCTTCTATTTACTTTCacctaaaaaaaacacttatttttaaggtgtgaagactttcattttattttgtagtagtatcaACTTCCTCCCAGTCAACTTCCTATGTTTTCACTTTATCAACTTAATTACTTTCAcctaaaaaaacacaattttttaagGTGTGaagaattttattttaatttgtagtagtagcgacattctcctggtcaacttcctttgttttcacttcatcaatttttgtttactttcacctaaaaaacaaacatttttaaggtgtgaagacttttattttattttaaagtagtagcgacttccacccagtcaacttcctttgttttcactttatggaCTTGTAATTACTTTCACCTTAACAACACAAATTTTTAAGATGTAAAGACGTAGTAGTAGCGAGTTCCTCCAGTCAACTTCTTTTGTTTTCACTATCGGCTTTTATTTACTTTCACCCAAAAATCACTCATTTTTAAAAGGTGTGAAGACTtccattttattttgtagtagtagcgacttcctcccggtaaacttcctttgttttcaatttatcgacttttatttacattcacctaaaaaaaacccacacatttTTAAGATGCGAAGACCCGCGGGGTGCTTCAAACTTAATTTTAAATATCTGACAATATAATTGCAGCATGTTTGCTGCCATCCAGTGGACAACATGAGTAACTGTggttaatgaccatgaattgacccaatccaaacacctTCTAACactgtcacacataacacaaccacctgactgaactttgtggatagtATAACAAAATGTCCAATCACAACAaataattcaaaattacaccTATTTAAATCTCCTGCAATGCATGTTGGGAAAACTGCAAAGCACTCTCTCCGACCTATTTGGCCTTTCAGCTATTTCTTAGTTGCATTTCCCCCACTCTGGAATAAACATGTTGTGCTGCGGCCTTTTTTAAAGGAACTTTGCAGCCTCCAGCCTGTTGCCGCAAATCTAAACCACcgacaacacttttcttttctttggaacaaacaTCTTGCTCTggttagtgttagcattagccatgttttgccAGGCTTCTGGGCTACGGACGCTCGTGCCGGAGTAAGAGGAGATAATGATAGATTAGATGGAATTTATCGAAACATTAGACTTCCTCAATAACCCCCGAGAGTGCGAGCAGCAGTGAGCGAAATGTAAATATGATGGCAGACATGCAATGGTCTCCTGATGCCACCTGAGACTGCTGCTAAATTCCACCACTACAGGTGAGCAGGTGGTCAAGGAGTCTTGAATACGATGACACAAAAAGAGAAGGAGGGAAGTGCACTCACACACAAGTTGTGTATCAGCACGTTGGCCACAATCAGCGTCCTCATAAGACTGTCGGCCGGCCGCAGCTCTGCCAGGAACTTTGTGTCTGGGCCAATGAGCTGAGAATGGAAGCGCTGAGTCAGCACGACCAAGGGAGAGgaccatgacacacacacacacacacgcacacaaacacacatgcacacggaCTTGAGCCAAAACCCAATGTTGCCAGGCCTGCACCACAGTGATGCCAAATATGTGTGGTGTAAAGCAATTTATTGCTTTTATATATTTCTATTCCTACACTCTATCCTGGTGTCCCAagagtgtacataacaacacacataTAGTAGTACTGTACTTTATTTGTGCTTACTGTGCAAGAATAGGACTCCATTCATATTCAAAGTCAAATGGGTGTACAGATTTCCATTTTTGTggtgttggtaaaaaaaaaaattaagtctaTAAAAAGTTACTGATTTgcaattaaattttttattaaaaataagtactgtatttttattataattatgatTAGAA encodes:
- the zbtb47b gene encoding zinc finger and BTB domain-containing protein 47 isoform X1, with the protein product MRTLIVANVLIHNLCLIVEKTTDFPCAEFSVVEDVALHFTCLMDRLNEQRLFQPDLCDVDIVLAGQRSTFPAHKGVLAAYSPFFHALFARSKQLRRVDLSPDALTPHGLQQVLNFIYTSKLLVSSRTVGDVLNAATLLQMSDIAASCRDLISSRSLRVDAATDAPPGPFYRDVKREPGLGEVFSLPVGVEEAADDGVGGARGEESKTTAFNRDRIIVEVNLNNQTLNVSKGPEGGTETLLCGCRGDRGAPEHPKEGQVSGRDTEDEDMTAPPGRGEAEGAGPKVRLEEQQECPAVLNKRCCLEDVTHTRLHTCTLCGSNFLLEADLMMHLQTRCDIQCAACNKAFKKLWSLQEHNKVVHGCAEKKFSCQVCDKKFYTMAHVRKHMVAHTKDMPFTCDTCGKSFKRSMSLKVHSLQHSGEKPFQCENCSERFQYKYQLRSHMSVHVGHKQFMCPWCGKDFNMKQYFDEHMKTHTGEKPYICEICGKSFTSRPNMKRHRRTHTGEKPYPCEVCGQRFRFSNMLKAHREKCFQLSQPADDSCARLPPTPSAGPCAPSPLLASAGSSPPSTQPPPFSAGRLNCDD
- the zbtb47b gene encoding zinc finger and BTB domain-containing protein 47 isoform X2, whose product is MLIVEKTTDFPCAEFSVVEDVALHFTCLMDRLNEQRLFQPDLCDVDIVLAGQRSTFPAHKGVLAAYSPFFHALFARSKQLRRVDLSPDALTPHGLQQVLNFIYTSKLLVSSRTVGDVLNAATLLQMSDIAASCRDLISSRSLRVDAATDAPPGPFYRDVKREPGLGEVFSLPVGVEEAADDGVGGARGEESKTTAFNRDRIIVEVNLNNQTLNVSKGPEGGTETLLCGCRGDRGAPEHPKEGQVSGRDTEDEDMTAPPGRGEAEGAGPKVRLEEQQECPAVLNKRCCLEDVTHTRLHTCTLCGSNFLLEADLMMHLQTRCDIQCAACNKAFKKLWSLQEHNKVVHGCAEKKFSCQVCDKKFYTMAHVRKHMVAHTKDMPFTCDTCGKSFKRSMSLKVHSLQHSGEKPFQCENCSERFQYKYQLRSHMSVHVGHKQFMCPWCGKDFNMKQYFDEHMKTHTGEKPYICEICGKSFTSRPNMKRHRRTHTGEKPYPCEVCGQRFRFSNMLKAHREKCFQLSQPADDSCARLPPTPSAGPCAPSPLLASAGSSPPSTQPPPFSAGRLNCDD